tccggccccagggcagggcctgcctggctgggccattcagggggctggggcagggccgggtcttcggtggcaattcggcagcgggtccttcactcgctccgagtcctGCGCTGCCGAAAACCTGGAGCCGCTTCCcgccccgggtggccctgctggctcaggggggcaggaagggggcagggcctggcccctctggggggcgccggctccccccagccccatggcgcGGAAGTAGCTGTcatgcaggcagggagctgggtccCTCTGGGAATCCAGCCCCCAGCGCCCGCCCAGGGTGCCCCGGacacgggctgggctgggctgggggtgaggagacCAAAGTGACGAAGGCTGAACCTGGGGTCACGTCCGCTCACCGGGCTTCCCAGCTGCAACCCACACGCCCTGACCCACTTTCAAGGgcaggttagagcagggggggctgggagcccggactcctgggttctctccccagctctgggaggggagtgggggctggtgggttagagcagggggactgggagcccggactcctgggttctctccccggctctgggaggggagtgggggctggtgggttagagcaggggggctgggagccaggactcctgggttctctccctggctctgggaggggagtgggggctggtgggttagagcagggggggctgggagcccggaatcctgggttctctccccggctctgggaggtgagtggaggctgctggttagagcagggggggctgggagccaggactcctgggttctctccccggctctgggaggggagtgggggctgctggttagagcagggggggatgggagccaggactcctgggttctctccccggctctgggaggggagtgggggctggtggttagagcagggggggctgggagcccggactcctgggttctctggtggggggggggagcagcgccGCGGCGCAGCGGGAGGAAAGCGGAACTGACCCACTTTCGGTGCTGCGAGCGCCCGAGCGGGTACAAAGCTGCCGAGCAGTTTCCACGAGCCGGGGGAAGCCCCAAGAGGAACCTCCACCTCCAGCGGCAGAAAGCCGGGAGCGGCCCCCGAGCTGGGGGgggccctcactcccgacccgcagcccctgccagcccagccctgcccccgcccccagctctgccggtgcccctcactcccgacctgcagcccctgtcagcccagccctgccccccgcagctctgccggtgcccctcactcccgacccgcagcccctgccagcccagccctgcccccgcccccagctctgccggtgcccctcactcccgacctgcagcccctgtcagcccagccctgccccccgcagctctgccggtgccccacactcccgactcgcagcccctgcgggcccagcctggggcccctcccccgtCAGATCTCTGCCCTGGGGTTGTGCGACTCATTGTGTTGCTCAGCTTGGAGATTTCCGCAAATATGTGTGGAGAAGCCAAAGTTACCAAACCACCAGTTTCAGTTTTGGTGCCGAGGTGGAAGCGTGGGTGTGGGggagccccgggccgggccagcaggggctgcgggtcgggagtgaggggcaccggcagagctgggggggcagggccaggctagcaggggctgcgggtcgggagtgaggggcaccggcagagcaggggggagcccagggctgggctggcaggggctgcgggtcgggagtgaggggcaccaggtgCCGGGGAAGCCCGCAGTTGCTATGTGGCATCTCCTAGGGGAACCCCCCCCGATCCCGGCCGGCCCCATGGGTCTCTCCGGGCTGCCCCCGGCCTGAGCATCCCGAGATTTGTCTCATCTGCAACTAGGGAATCTCCGGCCAGGCCCTGCtgagctgggcgggggagggagttcgagggggtggggtgcagggggagcgggttgggggggtcactcatagggagggaggtggggggggcccCGGTGGGGACCGGGTGTGGGGGTTCTGCattccccaactgccccctcccaccccctgtatAGTCGTGGGGAGCAGTcgggggtgttgggggaggggatggggacatTTCGGGGACACAACTTCTCTTGACACATCAGCCACTAAAGCAAAAGCGGAAGGAAATATGTAGCCTCAAGACCCAAAAATAACCCAGGGCTTCCGCTGGGCAGGtacaatagaacccaggagtcctggctcccagcccccctgctctaacccaccagcccccactcccctcccagagccgggagagaacccaggagtccgggcccccagcccccctgctctaaccaccagcctccactcccctcccagagctgggagagaacccaggagtcctggctcccagcccccctgctctaaccaccagtccccactcccctcccagagccgggagagaacccaggagtccgggctcccatgcattaaccccttggccccactccTCCCTAGCACACCCAACCCGTGGCTCGGGCCTGCTTAAAACCCCAGCCGGGATTTCTCAGCGGATGTGACTCAGTGGGTTGGGTAAGGCAAGAAGAGGGTTATTTGCCAAGGACTAAATTTAGCGTCCTTAGAAAGCAAGGCGCGGGTCGGGAGCACGCGGAGACGGTGAGCCAAGAGGCATCCGCCTGCAGCTTTGCTTGGGCGGAgatcagccctgcccagcccggaaCGGCCAGGCCTGGTTGTgtggggtcagggggtggggggagattagCGGCTGGAAGGTCCAGGAATGGCCAAGACTGGTCCTCTACGATTGAAGCAGAGACTCGTAGGCCAGGAAGGGGCCTCGGGAGGGGTCTGGCCCGGCCCCCTGCACGCAGGGCAGGACTCAGGGttctccagcccctccccgcagGCGTCCGCCCAACCTGCTCGTAGCCCCCCCCCACGCGACCCGGCCACTTGTTCCAGCCGGAGCCTCCCGCACGCCCGACGTCCGGCCTGACCCGGCCTGAGCCCATTGCTGCCCGGCCCGGCCTCAGAGTCCCCGAGAAccacccccccctcctcctcgcaCCGACCGCCCGCTCGGGTACCGAACCCTGCGATCCCGGCCCCTCAGCCGCctcggctccagcctgaaccagccccgggctcccagcCGGCCCTGGCGGATCAGGGCTCCGAGCCCGTCGCTCTCCCCCGGCCTCTCCTGGAACCCGGCGCCCAGAACGGGCCCAACCCTGCGGCTGAGCCGGAGCCGCGCGGAGCATCACTGCTCGGGTCTGGCTCCCAGCGCTCCTGCGGGCACAGCcggtgacgatgcggttctggcgggacccaactgaggtgccaattcaggaccaattgctcaaacagggcagtcacagccctaggctggggtttctccacctctaaggcaaaccaaaccagccagacagaaaggactttggtttcaccccactggcaaccagaagtcacacaagcaatttccttagacactccagtctcccaggatcaccaccaatgcactcgtcctggggatgaatggttatgaaaaccaacaccccaataaaagaaaaaggttctctcgatctcaaaggaccaagccccagacccaggtcaatatacacatcagatcttacccacaaatcacgctgttgccaatcctttagaatctaaaatctaacggtttgttcataaaaggaaaaaggtagagatgagaactagaattggttacatggaatcagttacatacagtgatggcaaagttcttggttcaggcttgtagcagcgatggagtaaactgcaggttcaaatcaagtctctggaacatcccccgctgggatgggtcatcagtcctttgttcagagcttcagcttgtagtaaagtccctccagaggtaagaagcaggattgaagacaaaatggagatgaggcatcagccttaggcttaacagcaaaatggagtctggagtcacatgggccagtccctgcactttgctgagtcacaaggcggatctgccttctctccatgggtcagttgtgtagctgatggtccttaatgggccatcaagcaggccgggcagagctaacaccaacttgtctggagTGTCACCGAGCAGCACAGCacatatttgaaatacagacagtctagagccaatactcataacttcaactacaaaatgatacagacacaCAGGCAGcacaatcataaccagcaacccagaacctggtcttggacacctcatatgacccgttttcataagatttggtgccactacaggaccttggttgcagccatgttctatatggtcccagtttatctcaataacgtcacacagccCAGAAGGACGGCCGCTTTTTTTgttacactgttggctcatatttcGCTCTtggtccactctgacccccagccctgtccgCAGCCCCTTCCTAGGGGGTCACTGCCCAGTCTGTGTGCAACTGATGGGTCCTTCCGACGTGGAGCCCTTTGCATTTGTCcggattgaatttcatcctagtaacttcagaccatttctccagtttgtccagatcagttTGAATTTTAACCCTCCCCTCCAAAGCACTCGGAACCCCCCAGCTTGGCATCGGCCCCACACGATCAGTGGATGCTCTGTGCCATTAGCTCAATCACTGAGGAAGATATTGCAGAGAACCGGCCCCAGAACCGTTCCCCGCGGGCccccactcgttatgtccttccagcctgactgggaACGGCTGAGAGCTGCTCTCTGGGAGCGGCTTTCCAGgcaggttggaaaagagacgactaaggggggagatATGACAGGGGTCCATAGACTCATGCCgggtgtggagacagtgaatcaggacgtgttatttacccctCAGAACATGAGAACTAGGAGCCACCCAATGAAATGACCAGGCGGCAGGTTTCACACAAACAGAAGGGCGTATTTCTGCACACGACACACTGTTAACCTGGGGGACTCCTCGCCAGAGGGGGCTGTGGAGGCCACGACTAGAACGGGGTTCAAAGGGGAGCTGGAGGGATTcctggaggacgggtccatcggTGGCTAGTAGCCAGGCCGGGCTGGGATGGTGGCTCCggcctctgccagaagctgggagcagccaacaggggatggatcacttgatcagtgcccgttaggttcactccttctggggcacctggccttggccacggtcggcagacaggacactgggctggatggacccagtctggccgttcttatgttccgttttgcacccaccttctaGTAGCTCCGTCGAGGTTGCATGTTCCCTCGTTTGTTCACGAGGAGCTTGTGTGACACATTAGCAAAAGCCTTAGTAAAGTTGAGTTCTACCAcatctacccctcccccccccacaaggcCTGTTACCTGCCAAAGAAAGTTATTGTGTtggtgtcacggactcacagatggtgcccaCGCGTggcccgtgcggtccgtgggggggccCCTGGCAGTGacacagcccttctcggggggcccCCTCTCTCCCGgggccaggcccctccacctccctgagcctcagcacgtctgtctctgccgtgggccccgcaGGGAGTCCCCCGCTCTGGGCCCCctggggcctcctcacccccgaaggggacgATCCCGCCcccgttctctagcccggagcgactctcccccagcgtaacacaggaggtttattgggcgttgaacccagcacaggaaactctccggcctcaggcctggcctccctcagcccagcacatcccagtccccctgcagccgggggggctctgcctgctgccccctccagccccgagcccccctgctcccagctgggcctccgatacccccggccccaagccccctctgtccattggcttctctccagggaaacagggtcataAATGGaaggcctgggcctcctctcagccccccctggctcctctggctggagccggctggtcaggtcaccggggtcctctccccacagcccattgtccccactggccagaaccggctgcgactcctgagctgggcctctgggtccccagtcgctggggtctccatcctccaggccatcggccggggtcccgagtcccctctccggtcctgtgtccaacgaactccctctcccctcccctcgttaaacccgtaacacccagggacactgagtcccaccccctccgaATGCAACCCCCCCTGGGAAACACGGAAACCCCAGGAAACCCCCCCACTGCATCAcagttggtttgacacaatttgttcttgacaaatccttgCTGATTCTTACTTAGCGCCTTACTatggggatagttctctgaagatgcccacgccgtgtgcagaggcggtcaaaaaagcaaacaggatgttagggatcattaaaaaggggattgagaataagacagagaatatcttattgcccttatataaatccatggtacgcccacatctcgaatactgtgtacagatgtggtctcctcacctcagaaAAGatctactggcactagaaaaggttcagagaacagcaactaaaatgattaggggtttggagagggtcccatacgaggaaagattaaagaggctaggactcttcagcctggaaaagagaagactaaggggggacatgatagaggaatataaaatcatgagtgatgtggagaaagtggagaaggaaaagttatttatttattcctataatacaagaactaggagccaccaaataaaattaataggcagcaggtttaaaacaaataaaaggaagttcttcttcatgcagcgcacagtcaacttgtggaactccttgcctgaggaggttgtgaaggtgtggtggagtagggactgtctatgtgggggatgggagagcagggaggattttaggtgagaggCAGGTCTGCagactgtaacatgagctaggcctgggggaggggaggtgacacctcggCCCAGGAGCTGGacaaaagaaaaggagctgagtggagagggtggggtcaGTCTTCGGTTTTGGGACCCGGGTGGTGGGTTTGCAGGGGAACCTgtgctggaatccagacaccctgaacccccagagaggccagattgaggggtcctggctctgaacacgagctctgctgtagcctgtgttcctgttgtccaataaaccttcggttttactggctggctgagagtcaccgtgagttcaggaagaggggtgcagggccggactcccccacactccgtgacagaaggccaggactataacagtgtttaaaagggaactggataaattcatggtggctaagtccataaatggctattagccaggatgggtaagaatggtgtccctagcctctgttcgtcagaggatggagatggatggcaggagagagatcacttgatcattgcctgttagggtcactccctctggggcacctggcattggccactgtcggtagacagatactgggctggatggacctttggtcggacccggtacggccgttcttatgttcttaaatgtctgcaaattgattggttgattatttgctccattatcttagaatcataggactggaagagacctcgatcttgtgggtactgaagttaagctgaatGGTCAAGGAGGAGAGGGACATGGAGAGCAAGGAagccccctgctctgtgtctTCTCCAGGGACGACATTGGAGcatagcagggagcaggggttgTTGGGTAGAGGAAGCCATTTGTGTGATATGGGAGAGGCCAGATACCACGCTCGGTGAGTCCTAGacgatcagggttggaagggacctcgggaggcatctagtccagcccccgctcaaagcagggccaatccccggACAGCGTTTCCTTAAgcggcccctcaaggattgaactcacagccctggggttagcaggccaatgccttAACCCACcgagcttcccctcccccggtcAGCCTGAAAGAGACACAAGCCCAGTTCAAATCTCCATTTCCAAGGTTTATTGGTTGGCCTGGTTCACAGGCCGGTTCAAACAAAAGGCaaacagctcccctcccccacccccgcccctccccgcacAGTGGAATAAACACACAATAAATAaccacaataaataaaataaaccgcAATACACATGAGAAAACCAGGAGTGGCGAGAGATTCGGCCCGGCAAACCTTCGACAGGTTAGACGcgggagccccacccccagcgcgTGACATTTTAACATAAAACGTAAAACGACTGAAATCCCCGAAGAGACTGTATCTCAGATACAAATATCTCTGCCCCTCACAGTGAGAACATCATTCCCTTGAgtgagccaggagtcctggcccccggccccccctgctctaaccactggaccccactcccctcccagagctgggagagaacccaggagtccgggctgtgTGTAATATACGTCCATATAGCCAGCTAGGGTCATGTATACACCGTATACGTACAGGGACCCTACACTGAATCCGTACTGAGGGGGCCAGGGCGTAGTCCAGCCACCACAAAGCCCTCTCAGCAACAGGGCAGGTTGGGGTGAGGTTGCGTTGCTGCTCAGGTCAAAGAGTAACACAATGTCACACCCACCGCCAGCCTGATTTGGAGGATGGCTCTTTTGTTGGAAAGAAGactttgtcacacacacacacacacactctgaaaaTCTGGGTGTTTTGTAAACACACAAACTCCCAGAATTGCCAAAAATTGGGGTGGGTTTGGGTCAAACACCCACAGGCAacatccgtgtgtgtgtgtgtatgtgtgtgtgtacagaaaaCTGTCTATTATCTGCAGCTGTGTGATACAAACACACAAACATTGCCTGCAGTTTTGTGGGTCtatgtgtagacacacccactaCCCCCTTCTGATGTGTATATAAAATCTTAGAATTTgtggacggacacacacacacgcacaatggCCTATAGTTGTCATAGGTGTgtacaacacacacaaaaatctctctGTGCACCAGCACAGCTTCGTTAACCCCAataaatataaatacataaataaataaattattagcCACAATAATTAGCCATAATAACcataaaaataatacaatattAGTTAACACAACATTTTTGTAGGTCAGTGGCTCTGACCCGGTTCTTGTTTTGTTCTACCAAGATGCAACCCAATGCCCCATCCTGACCACCACAGACAGGCCAAGTCTAGAGAGATTGTCGTCCGCTCTGGTCCCTAGAGGTGGCACATGGGACATATTGGCAGAGAGGCATAAAGGACGTCCAGAGAGGGCTTCTGATCATCTCTGATAGTCAGTTTGATGTGGTGGGATGCGGGTGGTAGTCTCGGCTTTGGACGCCAGTTGGGTAGAAGGATTGAAGAGTTGACCGAGGATGGAAGATGGTGGGTTGACCAAGGATGCAGGATGCGTTGGCCAAGGACAGAAGACAGTGGATCATTATTGGGGAGCTCCTAATTCCAATGCGATCACCCCAAAATATACCTGCCCATTGCTGTCCAGATCTAAATATTGGGCCGAGTCGATTTCAGAGGAGATCTCATCGCCTTTCATCAACTGGAAGACAGCTCCTTGGTAGATGGACTCGAACCACACCCCCTCCTTATTCTTGGAGGCCTTGGACCCCTCGCAGAACGACTTGATGGCCATCAGCAAGGGAACGTTTTCTGGGTACTCGACGGAGTAGCGAAAGATGGTATGCCGGAGAGGAATGGACTCCTCCGGACATTTGTCTCCCTTGAAGACCACCTGGGAGTAGATGAAGTAGAGACCATCGGACGGGACCACCAATTTGTTGTTTACCAGCGTCATCCCGTTCTGCATCATGGTGTGCGCCACTTTGTCAGTCCAGATCAGCTCTTTGGAGTCACTGGATGCTGGGAGGGACAGAAGAAGACAGACGTGGTCAAAACCCTACCTGGATTGTCCCCCATGATCAGTCTACCCAGGCTTTGCCCTACATCATCCCCCAAAATGATAACTCTTGGTCCTAACCCTAGTCTCTCCCCTGTAGTCAATCTACCCAGGCTTTGGCCTACGACACAATCCAGTGATGGCGTGTCTAATCCTTGACAACACTAGGCCAAACCCTAGAGGGACTGAAACCCCTCCTGTCCGGCTTCTCCTGGACTTCGACCTACAACTTCCACGTAACCTCCATCACCCTGAAAGACAGGGCCCTTCCCCTCTGCGTTTCCGTCTATGAGCAGATGTGCCCCGGTGGCTGTGGAAATGTGTGCTCCTGGATGAGTGTGTCTTTGTGGAAGTCTTTgtttgtctgttgcctgcctcaGACATAGAAACCCCCAACCACAAGCATCCCCCCCACCCACGTAGGGCCCGGTTCCTCAAACCCTCCCCCATCTCAGCTGTAAATTCCTCTTACCTACGACGTGGGCAGCTGGCTTTTTCAGCGACTGGGCTTGCAACTTCATCGTCATAGGACCTGCTTCAGAAAGAACAAATGGACGGTCAGACAGATCTTCCCTGGTTCACctgccctccccacacctcccagatGTGGCCAGAGCGAGCTGAGATGGGCAGGGCGATGTTTTCCCAAAGGGGCCAGCAGCATTGTCCGTTCTGTTCCCTTTCACCACCTCAGATTCGAAACACCGTCAATGACTGTGATTTTACGGGGAAATCCCGAGCCGGCAGCCTCGGAAAAAACCCGGAGGCATCTCGGGTCCGGCAATGGGACAGAACTATGGAGACCAGTTGCAATTTGCTGGCCCTTTTGGGAAGACGATTGAGGGCCAGTAATTAGATCTGTGATAAATCTGGCAAGAGGAATTGCATCGGGGAGGGGAGATTCGGCTTAGAGGCTAATGTTGGAAAATAAAGCTTGGGAAATACTTACTAAGTTGTTGTGTGTGGCCcgaactcctgggttctttggGATCctggcaaagagagagagagaggagagttgAGTACAGAGGTTACAGAGTCAAAGCCGGAGTGTGTGTCGGGTGCTGTGTGTACCACACCCTGCAAGAAGCAGAGCCGCTCACATCATTACACACGGCACAGGCAGCGGGCGAGACAAAACATAGCCCAGGGAGCCAGGCACATGCGAGTGAAATGAGAAATACAGACAGCACAAAACACACACCCAGACAAAACACAGTCGCCAGATAGCTACACGGCGTCTAGGCAAAACACACCTGGAAAGACAGACACGCAAAACCCACAACCGACGCGTTCGCAGGCCAACGGGCAGAGAACTACAAAGAGAGACACAACTCCACGCAGGCCAGACTGCAATTGTGTGGTTAAAACCCCCCAAACGCCCTCGGCCACGAggacacacatgcatgcacacaagcGTCCGAGCCGCACACGTGCGGACAAACCACACACGCACACATCAGAGCCACAGGCAAGGAGCTGAAAGCCACCCACAGACAAAGACACACTCCAGCAGACACACAATCGGCGGCGGGTGGCCACAGAGCGCGTCGGGCTCCCTGGCTTGGGGGGGTTACGCCCGCACCCCGGCGTCGCGGCTCACCTGGCTGACCAAGGGGCCCCCGTTTCTGAAATGCAGCAGGGCGAAGACGGCCGTGGCGCCCACCAGCAGCAGGAAGGAGCAGATGCTGAGGCATTTCCAG
The sequence above is a segment of the Mauremys mutica isolate MM-2020 ecotype Southern chromosome 12, ASM2049712v1, whole genome shotgun sequence genome. Coding sequences within it:
- the TNF gene encoding tumor necrosis factor, which produces MSTESLVCDIEKGGVIVVRESRAADGRWKCLSICSFLLLVGATAVFALLHFRNGGPLVSQDPKEPRSSGHTQQLTGPMTMKLQAQSLKKPAAHVVASSDSKELIWTDKVAHTMMQNGMTLVNNKLVVPSDGLYFIYSQVVFKGDKCPEESIPLRHTIFRYSVEYPENVPLLMAIKSFCEGSKASKNKEGVWFESIYQGAVFQLMKGDEISSEIDSAQYLDLDSNGQVYFGVIALELGAPQ